From one Halothece sp. PCC 7418 genomic stretch:
- the asnS gene encoding asparagine--tRNA ligase — protein MSKRRIIDLFRHGQPEETVTIQGWVRTKRESKKFAFIEVNDGSALANLQVILEPTLENYEQILSQLNTGASVEIKGGLAESPGKGQRIELQADAVTVYGEADPETYPLQKKRHSFEFLRSLGHIRTRTNTLGAVMRVRNTCANAVHQFFQQQGFLWVHTPIITTNDCEGAGELFNVTSLDLNHVPKENGKVDYNQDFFGRRAYLTVSGQLEAEAMALTFDRVYTFGPTFRAENSNTSRHLAEFWMIEPEMAFCDLQGDMDLASAFLKHIFQAVLDQCPEDMEFFNKRIDDSVLATAEHIINEGFERITYTSAIALLEKAEKKFEYPVEWGVDLQSEHERYLCEEYFQKPVIVTDYPSSIKAFYMRLNDDQKTVSAMDVLVPKIGEIIGGSQREERFDVLEKRIKEAGMEPEQLWWYLDLRRFGTVPHAGFGLGFERLVQFMTGMKNIRDVIPFPRTPENAEF, from the coding sequence ATGTCAAAACGTCGCATTATAGACTTATTCCGCCATGGACAACCTGAAGAAACTGTCACTATTCAAGGCTGGGTGCGGACGAAACGGGAATCGAAAAAGTTTGCGTTTATTGAGGTGAATGATGGCTCGGCTTTAGCGAACTTACAAGTGATTTTAGAGCCAACACTAGAGAATTATGAGCAAATCCTCAGTCAATTGAATACAGGGGCTTCAGTGGAGATTAAGGGGGGTTTAGCAGAATCCCCCGGAAAAGGACAGCGCATTGAGTTACAAGCCGATGCAGTAACAGTTTATGGAGAGGCGGATCCAGAAACTTATCCGTTACAGAAGAAACGCCACTCTTTTGAGTTTTTACGGAGTTTGGGTCATATTCGCACGCGGACAAATACTCTCGGTGCTGTGATGCGGGTACGGAATACTTGCGCTAATGCAGTACATCAATTTTTTCAACAGCAGGGTTTTTTATGGGTTCATACGCCGATTATTACCACGAATGATTGTGAGGGGGCGGGTGAGTTATTTAATGTCACTAGTTTGGACTTAAATCATGTTCCCAAAGAGAATGGGAAGGTCGATTACAATCAAGATTTTTTTGGACGACGGGCTTATTTGACGGTGAGTGGACAGTTGGAAGCTGAAGCGATGGCGTTAACGTTTGATCGCGTTTATACCTTTGGCCCGACGTTTCGGGCGGAAAATTCAAATACCTCTCGCCACTTAGCCGAATTTTGGATGATTGAACCAGAAATGGCTTTTTGTGATTTGCAAGGGGATATGGATCTGGCTTCCGCGTTTCTCAAGCATATTTTTCAGGCGGTGTTAGACCAGTGTCCAGAAGATATGGAATTTTTTAATAAACGGATTGATGATTCGGTTTTAGCAACGGCTGAACATATTATTAATGAGGGGTTTGAACGGATTACTTACACGAGCGCGATCGCGCTGTTAGAAAAAGCAGAGAAAAAATTTGAGTATCCTGTCGAATGGGGGGTTGATTTACAGTCGGAACACGAGCGTTATTTATGTGAAGAATACTTTCAAAAACCTGTCATTGTCACCGATTATCCCAGCAGTATTAAAGCATTTTATATGCGCTTAAATGATGATCAAAAAACCGTTTCTGCAATGGATGTTTTAGTTCCAAAAATTGGCGAGATTATTGGCGGTTCGCAACGAGAGGAACGCTTTGATGTCTTAGAAAAACGGATTAAAGAAGCAGGAATGGAGCCCGAACAACTGTGGTGGTATCTTGACTTGAGACGCTTTGGAACAGTCCCTCACGCTGGCTTTGGCTTAGGCTTTGAACGGTTAGTTCAGTTTATGACAGGGATGAAAAACATTCGGGATGTGATTCCGTTTCCGCGCACGCCAGAAAATGCTGAATTTTGA
- a CDS encoding DUF1825 family protein, which yields MGIFDSEVVQQEAKQLFEDYQALMELGGKYGKFDYEGKKLYIERMEELLERYQIFMKRFELSEDFMAQMTVEQLKSQLGQFGMTPQQMFDQMHQTLERMKKELHQ from the coding sequence ATGGGAATTTTTGATTCTGAAGTCGTCCAACAAGAAGCCAAACAGCTATTTGAAGACTATCAAGCCCTCATGGAACTGGGGGGGAAATACGGAAAATTTGACTATGAAGGGAAAAAGCTGTACATCGAGCGCATGGAAGAGCTTTTAGAACGCTATCAAATTTTCATGAAACGGTTTGAACTCTCAGAAGATTTTATGGCGCAAATGACTGTCGAACAACTGAAAAGTCAACTGGGACAATTTGGAATGACCCCACAGCAAATGTTTGACCAAATGCACCAAACCTTAGAACGGATGAAAAAAGAACTTCATCAGTAA